The Patescibacteria group bacterium genome segment CATGCCGGTCGATATTTTCCGCGCCAGCGATGATGACGAGTGCGCCAATCTTGCGATACGCAAGGTTAGTCGCGGCCTGCAACAAGCTGTTGATGAGTGGCGAGACTTCCATAGCTTCGTCGCGCTGTTCGCGGCGCGTGCCAAGGAGTGCGAGAAATTCAAAAAACCTACGCAGTTCATCCTGAAAGATTACTACGAGCACTACGATGAATGCGCCAAAGAATGCGCGGAGTATGAGCGAGGTTAGATAGAGATTGAATACTTGCGAGAAGGCATAAATACCGACTACGATCGCGATACCCGCAAATACCGAGTTTGATCGCGTGCGCCGAAAGAGCATGAGTCCCGCGTACATGATGACGGTGACCATGAGTACATCAAAAACATCGGTGAAATATAATTCACGCGCGAGCTTTGAGAAGGGTAAAATCACCGCAAGTACCTCTGGCATACGACTACTCTACCATATTGAAAAAAGCCCTTCCACCTGCTAGGGTTATGGCGATGAAGTCAATCACTTTTAGCTTTGCCGACCAGCTTCCTAAGGGCAAGGATATTGCCCGTGTGGTGCCCGTTGAGTCAAAAGACACCGAGGTTACGCGTACCAAAACGGGTAGCCGCGAGATTCGTATTGGTGTAGATGCATTCAAAAAGATGACGCGCCGCAAGCTCCAGACACTCTTTCGCCGCGTGATCACAATCGCCAAGCAAAACCGCATCAAACAGTTAGCAATAGATATGAATGACTTTGCGTTTGCAAACTTGGCACTTCCCATACGCGATGTTGGTCAGATGGCGGCTATCAACATGCAGCTCGCAAACTTTGAGTTTATCCGCTACAAAACCAAACCCAAAGAAGGTTGGAATCTCGTAGAAAAAATAACTATCAAAGGCGCCAAAAGCAAAGACATGCGCGAAGGTTTTCGTAGGGGTCAGATTATATCTGGCGAGATAAATAAAATGCGTGAGCTTGCCAATACGCCGGGAGGTGAGATGACGCCCGCAGTACTCGCCAAGGCGGCGATGGACGCGGCAGACGATACGGATATCAATGTGCAGGTACTCGGTGTGATCGAGATGGAGCTTTTGGGCATGGGCGGTATTCTTGGCGTTGGCAAAGGATCAGACTCTGAACCAAAGTTTATCGTGATGGAGTATATGGCAGGCGAGTTGGGGCAAAAACCTATCGTGCTCGTCGGCAAAGGAATCACTTTTGATACAGGAGGGCTCAATCTCAAACCGGGTATGTCGATGGAAGAGATGCATATGGATATGTCAGGAGGGGCGGCTGTCATCCATGCGATTACTGCTGCAGCCAAGCTGGGTGTGAAGCGCAATATTGTGGCGCTCGTACCTGCCGCAGAAAATATGCCGTCAGGTAGAAGTTATCGTATGGGTGATGTATTGCGTACTATGAATGGCAAGACGATTGAGATCGGCCACACTGATGCCGAAGGCCGCGTGGTACTCGCAGACGCGCTTGAATATTCAAAACGCTACAAACCCGAAGTTGTTATCGATGTAGCCACACTGACAGGTGCGGCCCAAGTAGCACTCGGGCAAAAAGCGTCAGCATTTTTTGCCACTGACGAAATACTTGAGAAAAAAATACGCGAGCTCGGTGAAAAGTCTGGCGACTATGTCTGGCCGTTTCCACTGTGGGAAGAATACGAGAGCATGATCAAGGGCACCTTTGCTGATGTGACCAATTCGAGCAAAACGCGCGGAGCAGGCGCCATTGAGGGCGCAATGTTTTTGTGGCAATTTATCAAAGGTACGCCGTGGGTGCATATCGATATGGCGCCGCGTATGAGTTCTGCGGAAGGCGATTTTTTGGCCAAGGGTTCAACCGGTGAGCCCATGCGTTTACTCATCGCCTTTCTTGAGTCACAATAGATAGGTGACATTTCGCGATAAAGTTTTTGCAATAGTAAAAAAGATTCCTCGGGGTAAGGTGCTCACCTATAGCGAGGTAGCTCGTCGCGCGGGTAGCCCGCGTGCACAGCGTGCGGTGGGTAATATCATCGGCACCAATCGCAGCCCACGGATTCCGTGTCATCGGGTGATACGCACTGACGGCAAGATAGGCGGATATAGTATGGGTGGCACGCGCGTCAAAGAAAAAAAGTTACGAGCTGAAGGATATATACTTCTCTAAATGATACTCAAGGCGATTATTATATTTTTGGTAGTTTATACACTCGCGTCTGGCGCGCGTTTTTGGTTTTATTTGCGACGCGCGAAGTTGCTCATGAGCTCAACCCCTCGGCAAGATTATGTGATTGCAGGTGGCGAGAAAAAACTATCAGTCACAATTTTGGGTGATAGTACGGCGGTAGGTACAGGAGCGAGTGGCTATACTAAAACCTATCACTATCAATTTTTAGAACGACACAAAAACAACTATTCTTTTGATGTACAAAATAAAGGTGTGGTAGGCGCGCGCACCGCTGACCTTGCGCGTCAGATTGAGAGTATGGGGCACAGTGACCTTGCCATCATATCGATAGGTGGCAATGATGTGACGCATGGTACCGAGTGGGCGAGTGTTGAACGAGACTTGTCAGGTGCGCTTGGCGCGGTATCACAAAAAGCAAAGCGTGTAGTGCTGCTGACCCCGGGTGATTTGGGCGATGTGCTGATAGTGCCGTATCCACTGCGTAAATATTGGGCGACTAAAAGTCCCAAACTAAGTGTGCTTGCCGCGCGCGTTGCGAGTGATAAAAAAATAACGCATATCGATATTTATGCGCTTGGTGGTACGCAGTTTCGCGATGAGCCGTATGTATATTATGCGAGCGATCTTTTTCATCCGAGTGATGCTGGATACAAGCTGTGGGCAGATGCGCTCGATGCAAAAGTAAATTTTGAATAAAAAAATGCCAACCGGTGTTGCCGGTTGGCGTGAGTCGCGCTGTGCGCGACGATCAGGGTGCGAGGCCGATGGTGAGCGGGTACGCGAGGGGTTCGGAGAACGGGAGAGCCACTTCGGAGATCTGAAGCGTATCTTGGAAGGTGTTTGAGTAGCTTCTACACCCCGCGCTAGTAAGACTGGAAACGGCAGTCCGCGTTGTCGGCGAGGAAGCCGATGAGGAAGGCGAGTAGGATCGCCGTGTGGTTGAGCATCGCCCAGATGTCCATCTTGCCGGTCGGTCGCTTTGCGTTCGAGTTCATGATCTCTATCCTTTCCTTTGTCAGGAGAGCTCTTCGCTCTCGTTGTTGAAGATCAAGTTCGATATATTAGTGCCATACAAACGCCTGTTTGTCTATATTTATCGTTTTCGGTAGGTGGTAGAAGCACGTCGCTCGATTGCGGTAATATCGACAAGACAGTCTTTCGTATAGAGGTCAAAAAGAATACGCCAAGCGCCAACCCTGCGCCGATAGCTTGTCTCTAATCCTTTGAGCTTTATCGTATCACCAGCGAGCGGATCCGCATACATGTCTCGGATCGCATGTTCCATATGCTCGCGCTCTTTTTGTGGAGCTTTAGCGATATTTTTTGCCGCTCTTTTGCGAAGCGAGATATTCCACATGAGCAAAGAAGTCATCAATAGTCATGGACTCTGATGCGCGGCCTTTTTTGATCGCCTGCAATTCGGTAGATGTTGGCGTGCGGGTAGAGATAGGGCGCAATGGAATAGTTGACGCTTTACCAGATTCCGCAAGTATAAGCTCTTCGAGATATGAAGAGCGGCTTCGCTTCCATACTTTTGCGCGTTCTGTGACAAGGCGGCTCATCGCTGGTTTAAGCGCGAAGCTGGTAGGTCTCCGTTTTTCGGAAGTTTCTTTTATTTTAGGCATATATACTAATTCCTAGTGCAAAGTTAGTGTATCATATATCTTATTGTGCTGTCTATATAAAAAATCCCCCCGAGCACTTGCTAGTGCTGCGGGGGTTTGGTGCGCCCGAGGCGCTCTTCGCGTTCTTTGTACTCTTGGTCTGCCAAGACTTCGAGGTCTTTGGCGGCTTGTTTGATGCGTCGGCCAAGGCCAACGGCGAGGAGTGCCATTACGGTGCCGCCTAGGATGATCTTCACGATCATCAGTCTACTCCGCCAGAGCGCTTGCGATCTTGTCTATTTGAAAGAAGCGCGCCCACGAGCAGTAGCACCAGCGCCACCGCGACGACGACACCAGCCCACATTGCCACGGTCATCACTCCTCCTTGTTGTACTCCCAGATCTCTTCGTTTGATTGTTCGATGGCGTTGGCTACGAAGTAGCCGAGGCCAAACAGTGACGCACCACAGACCGCAACGAATCCAAGAACTTGCAACAACACGATACTTCCTCCAAGGTTCTGAGTTCAGAAAATATCTTACCTGTTTTTTACTCTTTTGTCAATATAAAAAATGACCCCGCGGATGTGTCTCCGTAGGGTCTGGATGCTGGGCGTCTCGCGCGTAGGGCGCACGAGCGCGGGTGCGTTTGATACGCGGTAGAGCGTCATCGAGATCATCACCGCCAGCAAGATAAGTAGCGCTATCACCACCCACAGCATGCGGTTGTTGCTAGTCTGCGCTTTGGCGATCTTTGCCAGCGCGCTTTGTCGCCGCTCACTGATGGGTATGACGCGTCGCGTATGTGTCTCGGGTACGCCGTAGGTGCGGTTGGGGTCGCGTCGCTCTGGATCAAGTCTAATTAGTTTCGCAGACATGGCCACCTCCGTTTTCACCAAATCATTTTTTGCTTATTTTGTAAAGATATTTTCGTTGTCCACAGCTTTTTGGCGCCAAGCACTTGTGTGGTGAACGAGCGTTCACCTATGATATATGCATGAGCATCGAGCAATACAAATCAAAAATCATGAGTTTTTATGAGGGCAATCGGCGCATGCCGAGCTACGGCGAGATCGCGACCCTCCTCGGGTTCAAATCAAAAAACGCCGCATCAAAAGTGATTGATAAATTGATTGATATGGGTGTGCTCGACAAAGACTCGCAAGGCCGCTTGGTGCCAACTCGCATGCTTGGCGAAGTACGCATGCTCGGTGTGGTAGAGGCCGGTATTCCATCGCTCGCCGAAGAAGCCGCCGAGATGATCAGCATCGATCAGCTTTTGATTAGAAATAGAGATCGCACCTATGTACTGACCGTAAAAGGCGATTCGATGATTGATGCGGGTATACGCGATGGTGATCTGGTGGTAGCCGAGCATGGCAAGCAAGCAAAGGAAGGGGATATCGTGATAGCGGAGATTGATGGCGGGTGGACTATGAAATATTTACGAAAGAAAAACGGCACTACCTATCTCGAACCTGCCAATAGAAATTTTAAACCAATATTTGCAGAACAGTCACTCAACATAGGCGCGGTCGTCACCGGCATTATCAGAAAATATCGTTAACAATCATATGAGCAAAACACAACTTCACAAAAGCATCGTACACGAGATAGGCCGGGTCAATGACCGCATTGATATCAAGATTTTGCGTGGCAAGTCATACCAGAGAGAAGCACAGCGTCACCGTATGCTCGTCACGCAGCTTGGGCGTCTTGAGAGGGGCGGCATTCGCTCGGGTTGGTTTTCTTCGCTGATCTCGCTACACTAGAGATCATGGCACATACGATTAGAGAAGGATCAAAAGCACCAGTATTTAATTTGCCCGACCAATCAGGCGTCAATCACTCACTCAAAGAATATGCAGGCAGGTGGTTGCTTATTTATTTTTATCCGAAAGACAATACCCCGGGATGCACCGTTGAGGCCTGTGCTATTCGTGACAACGCTACTGATTTCAAAAAATCAAAGATAGCGATAGTGGGCGTTTCTACTGACTCGATTACCTCACACGAAAAATTTGCCAAAAAGTTTCAATTGCCATTTCCACTGTTGGCTGATGAAGACAAAAAGATGGTAGAGGCCTACGGCGTGTGGGGTGAAAAAAAGTTTATGGGCCGTACCTATATGGGCACGCGCCGCATGTCGTTTCTCATAAATCCCGAAGGCAAAATCGCTAAGATATATAGCGAGGTCAAACCCAAAGAGCACGCCGAGCAGGTGCTTGCTGATCATAAATCAATCTGATGGCCGTCAAACGCAGATCAAATATTTACGATCCCGCATCCGCAGCGCCTTTTCGATTTTCGCGCTCAAAGATCGAAAATTATATGCGTTGCCAGCGCTGTTCGTATCTTGACCGTCGCTTGGGTGTCAGTGAGCCTGACGGGTATCCATTTAACCTCAACAGCGCGGTAGATCATTTACTCAAAAAAGAATTTGATGTGCATCGCGCCAAGGGAAGCGCGCACCCACTCATGGAGTCATACGGTGTTGATGCTATACCATTTGACCATCCAGAGATGGGCCGGTGGCGCGAAAACTTTGTGGGTGTGCAATACCACCACCCAGCGACCAATTTTATCATCACGGGTGCAGTTGATGATATTTGGGTTAATCCCAAAGGTGAGCTCCATGTCGTTGATTACAAAGCTACGAGCAAAGAGGGTGAAGTGACGCTTGATGCTGACTGGCAAGATGGTTACAAGCGGCAGATGGAAATCTACCAGTGGCTCCTGCGCCGCGTGGGTTTTAAAGTTTCTGATACGGGCTATTTTGTCTACGCCAACGGCAAGCGTGATCGTGCCGCGTTTGATGCCAAGCTTGAGTTTGATGTAAAGATTATCCCGTATACGGGTGATGATTCATGGCTCGAGCGCACCATCAAAGAGATTCATAAAACGCTCTCGAGTGATGTTTTGCCCGCGTCAGGTGTCGGCTGCCAATATTGTCTGTATCGTGCAGAGGCAGAGCGCGCCCTCAAACCGCTTGGCAAAAAACCCCGCGTCAAAAAACAAAACTCGCTTTTTGGCCCGTGATTTTCTATACTAGTCTCTATGGAAAACGAACAAACACAACCTCAAAATCAAAACACACCGGAACAAGGTTCTACCAAAAAAGATCAGCGTGCCGCAGAGCGCGCCGCGCGTGATGCCGTAGCGCTACGCCGCGTACAGATGCGCAAGGTCAAAAAGATTGGCTTTGGGGTCATTGTTATTTTACTTGTCGTCGGTGGTGGATATTTTGTCTATCAATCAATGCCAGAGGAGCGTCAGCTTGGTACCGATTACTCACGCACTATCGAAGACGGTGGGCAAGACCACACCAAAGAGGGCGAGAAGACTACCACTTGGAAATCAAACCCACCCGTATCAGGTCCACATTGGCCTGACCCCCAGCGCGATGGTATCTATGACAAAGAATTACCAGAGGAGGGCGTGGTGCACTCACTCGAGCATGGTCGTATTTGGATTTCATACAAGCCAAGTATTCCTGATGCCACAAAAGAAGCGCTCAAAGAGCTTGCTCGTAAAAACACCTATATGGTAGTCTCGGTGCGTGCCGCAAATGAAACCGATGTAGCTTTGGCGGCATGGAATCATCTTGATTCGTTTAATCTCAACGCCGATGGCAGTTTTGACACTGTACGCGTACAAGATTTTATTGATCGGTATCGTGATAAGGGCCCTGAAAAAGTGCCATTCATGACGGGCAAGGAATACTAATGAAAAAAATATTACTCGCACTCATGCTCGCCCTTCCACTAGTAGCGGGCGCGCATGGTGGTGAGCAACGCGTAGTTGATGGTACATACATTGTCAGTATGTCGCGCGCGCCGTTTACACCACGCATGGGCGTGCCTACCAAATTGTTGATCTCAATATCTGATATTGCGTCAGGCAATGTATCCGATAAAGACGCGATCATCAATCTGCGTGTAGCACGGCTTGCAAGTCCGGGCGACGAGCCGCAGTTTATTTTTGAAGAAAAAAACATCAAAGCCGAGCGCTCGACGCTTGGGTACTCGTATACCTTTCGTGAGGTAGGATTCCATGAGATCTATATCGATTTTGCGTTTGTGGATAGTCCTACGAAAGTCATGAGCGCATCAGATTATTTGCTCGATGTGCAGCCAGCACAAGAGGCAGGTGGCGATAAGTCTTTTGCGCTATGGGGTTTTGGCGGGTTGTTTCTGGGCGCGATATTCACAAAGATAGTGCTTGCACGCAAGGGCGAAATATAGCATAGTAGACGCACTCAACGATTAGGCAATGTTCAGAGTTTGAGAAACAAGAAGTCGTTTGCCTAGCTCGAAGGAGGATTATAAGGAAAACTAGGCAACGGCACATTCACATGGATATGCAACGACCAGCGCGTGAGATCCACGATGTTACATCATTGGGAATCACCTGCGCAAGCTGTGGCAATGCAGTGACCGAGCTTCCGTTTGCGCCCACAAAGCGTGACGATGGAACCTACGGCCGCATCTTCTGTCGCGACTGCAACCGCAATCGTCAACCTCGCGGAGGTGGCGGTGGTGGAGGCGGCGGCTTCCGCCGCTAAGCGGAAATCAGCAACAAAAACCCTCCCGCAGTTGCGGGAGGGTTTTTGTTTTCTCAAAAATCTTTTCCTGCTACACTAAGAAAGCTACTCTATGGGTTTTCTCGAACCAGTCTTTTTGATTAAGACGGCCGGATACATTGGCCTTTTTGCTATTGTATTTGCCGAATCAGGACTCTTTGTCGGTTTCTTTTTGCCGGGGGATTCACTACTGTTTACCGCTGGATTTTTGGCATCGCAAGGTTTGCTCAATATTTGGTTTTTGGTACCGCTAGTATTTTCTGCGGCCATCTTGGGTGACAATGTGGGCTACGCATTTGGTAGGCGCGTGGGCCCGCGTATTTTTAAAAAAGATGATTCGATTTTTTTTCACAAAGACCATGTCCGCAGGGCCGAAGAATTTTACAAAGTACACGGCGCCAAAACCTTGGTGCTCGCGCGCTTCACTCCTGTGATCCGTACCTTCGCGCCTATCGTGGCGGGCGTAGGGCATATGCATTACCCAATTTTTTTGTTTTATAATATTATCGGCGCGGTGTTGTGGGCTATCGGTATGCCGCTCATCGGGTATTTCTTGGGTGCGTTTGTGCCGGGCGTTGATCAGTATCTGATACCGATTATTTTAGTGATCATCACGGTCTCGATGTTGCCGGGCGTATTTCATGTAGGGCGTGAGTATTTGGCACACAAAAGGCGCTCACGCTAGAGCGCGAGTGTGATGATGATGGCGCCCGCGAGTGCGAGGCGATAGTACACAAACGGCATCAGCGTTGAGCGCTCGGCTATTTTAGTGATCAGGTTGATAGCGGCGATGGCTGATACAAACGCGGCGATAAAGCCAAAGATATTGGGTCCCGTAATAACTATCTCGGGTCGCGCGACAATTGTCTTGAGACTGGCGGCAATGATGATAGGTGTAGAGAGTAAAAACGAATAATGAGTGGCTTCAACACGCGTTTTGCCGAGGAGTAAACCTCCAGAAATCGTTGCCCCTGAACGAGAAATGCCCGGAAAGAGTGCGAGCGCTTGAAATATACCGATGATAAACCCCTCGTATGGCAAGATCATACCGCTATCGTGATTACGGCGGTGGCGCATATATTCGGCACCCGCTATCAGCGCGCTACCCGCGATAAGCCCTATGGCGACCGCAAGAGAGGTACGAAAGGTATTGGTGATGGTATCTTCAAATAAAATACCCGCGATACCGGCCGGTATAGTACCCAAGATGATATTGAGCAGGAGCTGCCTGCCACGCGTATCGATGCGCGAAGTAAATGATTTTATGAGATGCAACCAATCAGCGCGAAAATACCAGATGACCGCAAGGACTGTCGCAAGGTGTACGGCGACATCAAACGGTACGGCATCAGCTGCGGCAATACCAAAAAAACTTTCAAAGATGATGAGATGTCCGGTGGATGATACGGGCAAAAATTCAGTAAACCCCTGCACGATGCCCAAAAGTGTCGCAATCACATAGCTTTGCATATCACCTATGATGCCTTACTCGTCAAGGATTGACAATGAAGTCGCGCAGGAGTAGGAATGACCCTACACGAAGTAAATATTTTGCAAAAAGATATTTGCCAACTTCTGTCCTATGTGGTCTCAAAAAAACGCAATCCTGAAAAATAGTAAATCAGTCAAGAGAAGTTTTTGCGCGTGTAGGCAACATATTTACCGATATCCACAAAAGTGGATAAGTTTTTTTGTATTTTTTCTTGACACTTACTTTATTGATTTGTTAAGAATGGTTCGAGGCGAGCACTGTCGCTTTGTCCTTAACAAAAATATGGCGCAGGTTTTTCGGTCAATGTCAGATGCCCGCGCCTTTTTGATTTTTGCCGGAGGTGAGCTGGCGCCTGCGCCAGTCTCATGGAATACTATTCGACTTGTCGAGCGGTATCCGTGAGATTTGAGTGCCAGCTAACCCCCGGTTGAAATTTGAACGGCAGCGCATGCGAGTGCATGGCCGAGAAAATATTATCAGTTATAAGCTTTATTAACGGCATGAAAAGAAAAATTCTTTCTGGAGCCGTAGCACTGGCAGTCGGAGTAGCGATACTTCCGCTTTTTGCCGCATTTGAAGCGCATGTGATCAATGTCACCGCAAAGATCGAAAATGCCCTCAATGTACCGCTCGGTTACCTCGATTTCGGAACGGTGTTTCCACAAGAACACCTCGATAAGTCGCTCGATATCAATCTCTCGCAGTCGTTCTTGGACGAAAATCGCGTAGACGATGTCAGCTATATTATTCGCCAAAAGCCAAAGTGCGCTATCACGACTCTTGGGGGCACCTCATTTGATGCAACCCTCGATCAAGATGGCAAAAATCACCTCTACACGGGCACTGGCCATGTGGTAGTTGGTGACAACCCAGCTACCGATGCAGTTGAAACTTCATGGGTTAACTGTGGTCCTGCACCTCGCGAGCTTGCACAAGGCGAGACTTGGGGCGCTCTTCCAATGCTTTGCCCATACATTTCAAAGCATCCTGATGGCAAAGACGACCAAGATGCGACCAACACCGTTGGCGCGCTCAACGATGGTCATATGGATTCGTTCCACAAGCCATGGTCAATCATTGAAAATGGCAT includes the following:
- a CDS encoding PD-(D/E)XK nuclease family protein; its protein translation is MAVKRRSNIYDPASAAPFRFSRSKIENYMRCQRCSYLDRRLGVSEPDGYPFNLNSAVDHLLKKEFDVHRAKGSAHPLMESYGVDAIPFDHPEMGRWRENFVGVQYHHPATNFIITGAVDDIWVNPKGELHVVDYKATSKEGEVTLDADWQDGYKRQMEIYQWLLRRVGFKVSDTGYFVYANGKRDRAAFDAKLEFDVKIIPYTGDDSWLERTIKEIHKTLSSDVLPASGVGCQYCLYRAEAERALKPLGKKPRVKKQNSLFGP
- a CDS encoding GDSL-type esterase/lipase family protein, with the translated sequence MILKAIIIFLVVYTLASGARFWFYLRRAKLLMSSTPRQDYVIAGGEKKLSVTILGDSTAVGTGASGYTKTYHYQFLERHKNNYSFDVQNKGVVGARTADLARQIESMGHSDLAIISIGGNDVTHGTEWASVERDLSGALGAVSQKAKRVVLLTPGDLGDVLIVPYPLRKYWATKSPKLSVLAARVASDKKITHIDIYALGGTQFRDEPYVYYASDLFHPSDAGYKLWADALDAKVNFE
- a CDS encoding VTT domain-containing protein, coding for MGFLEPVFLIKTAGYIGLFAIVFAESGLFVGFFLPGDSLLFTAGFLASQGLLNIWFLVPLVFSAAILGDNVGYAFGRRVGPRIFKKDDSIFFHKDHVRRAEEFYKVHGAKTLVLARFTPVIRTFAPIVAGVGHMHYPIFLFYNIIGAVLWAIGMPLIGYFLGAFVPGVDQYLIPIILVIITVSMLPGVFHVGREYLAHKRRSR
- the bcp gene encoding thioredoxin-dependent thiol peroxidase, with protein sequence MAHTIREGSKAPVFNLPDQSGVNHSLKEYAGRWLLIYFYPKDNTPGCTVEACAIRDNATDFKKSKIAIVGVSTDSITSHEKFAKKFQLPFPLLADEDKKMVEAYGVWGEKKFMGRTYMGTRRMSFLINPEGKIAKIYSEVKPKEHAEQVLADHKSI
- the lexA gene encoding transcriptional repressor LexA, which encodes MSIEQYKSKIMSFYEGNRRMPSYGEIATLLGFKSKNAASKVIDKLIDMGVLDKDSQGRLVPTRMLGEVRMLGVVEAGIPSLAEEAAEMISIDQLLIRNRDRTYVLTVKGDSMIDAGIRDGDLVVAEHGKQAKEGDIVIAEIDGGWTMKYLRKKNGTTYLEPANRNFKPIFAEQSLNIGAVVTGIIRKYR
- a CDS encoding undecaprenyl-diphosphate phosphatase, coding for MQSYVIATLLGIVQGFTEFLPVSSTGHLIIFESFFGIAAADAVPFDVAVHLATVLAVIWYFRADWLHLIKSFTSRIDTRGRQLLLNIILGTIPAGIAGILFEDTITNTFRTSLAVAIGLIAGSALIAGAEYMRHRRNHDSGMILPYEGFIIGIFQALALFPGISRSGATISGGLLLGKTRVEATHYSFLLSTPIIIAASLKTIVARPEIVITGPNIFGFIAAFVSAIAAINLITKIAERSTLMPFVYYRLALAGAIIITLAL
- a CDS encoding MGMT family protein, with translation MTFRDKVFAIVKKIPRGKVLTYSEVARRAGSPRAQRAVGNIIGTNRSPRIPCHRVIRTDGKIGGYSMGGTRVKEKKLRAEGYILL
- a CDS encoding DUF3105 domain-containing protein produces the protein MENEQTQPQNQNTPEQGSTKKDQRAAERAARDAVALRRVQMRKVKKIGFGVIVILLVVGGGYFVYQSMPEERQLGTDYSRTIEDGGQDHTKEGEKTTTWKSNPPVSGPHWPDPQRDGIYDKELPEEGVVHSLEHGRIWISYKPSIPDATKEALKELARKNTYMVVSVRAANETDVALAAWNHLDSFNLNADGSFDTVRVQDFIDRYRDKGPEKVPFMTGKEY
- a CDS encoding leucyl aminopeptidase family protein gives rise to the protein MKSITFSFADQLPKGKDIARVVPVESKDTEVTRTKTGSREIRIGVDAFKKMTRRKLQTLFRRVITIAKQNRIKQLAIDMNDFAFANLALPIRDVGQMAAINMQLANFEFIRYKTKPKEGWNLVEKITIKGAKSKDMREGFRRGQIISGEINKMRELANTPGGEMTPAVLAKAAMDAADDTDINVQVLGVIEMELLGMGGILGVGKGSDSEPKFIVMEYMAGELGQKPIVLVGKGITFDTGGLNLKPGMSMEEMHMDMSGGAAVIHAITAAAKLGVKRNIVALVPAAENMPSGRSYRMGDVLRTMNGKTIEIGHTDAEGRVVLADALEYSKRYKPEVVIDVATLTGAAQVALGQKASAFFATDEILEKKIRELGEKSGDYVWPFPLWEEYESMIKGTFADVTNSSKTRGAGAIEGAMFLWQFIKGTPWVHIDMAPRMSSAEGDFLAKGSTGEPMRLLIAFLESQ